The genomic interval tgatcaaagggggaggaatagatacaagtttaggggaagtagggggagttaggatttttattaaattctaaattttgttaactctatttttctaaaattttgataaatcagtttattttatacttagtgttgcaatttcttttattgcaaactttTATTTGTAATTTCATTTATTACTACTTGATTGTTTTTAccttaacttgaacttggattgatgcacatcaaaaagggggagattgttggaccttaTGTTTGTTtcgatgtaatcaaccaagttaggttaggccatgtttgattttgatccctgtatctaagtgtgcaggagcattggagcataggtagtcgagcggaagacgcagctagcgagaaggatgacacgggaagggagccgacgggcttggtgcattcgagggatgaatgggctgcggaagagtacactggtggacaaaACAACGTACAAgacgttcgagagacgagaagccagagcgaaagcctgctagaggagaaggtcggaaattgagtTCAGGCGAGCCCTATTTcggtggccaaaatcacccaggaGATTTTAGTAGCAAAGGAGTGGAATGGAGTTGCAAGTGctgctagaggtgccttcaaaggctgttcaaggtgccttccatggatggaaggcaccttcgatgaacagtgtgaaggtaccttccaaggctatggaaggtgctTTCAACCAGGCTGGAAAGAGTCATTGGCCGTGGATTAAGTTTTATCCACGAGTGTCTCACTAGACCTTCGGATAAGATTtcctaggggctataaaaagacccgtggacctaggaaatatgtaTCAACTCTAGCTTTCATTTCCTAGCACATTCCTGAGATTTTTAAGAGTGTAATAGGCTtcacctacacgaaggagatcttttagcgCTTTCttttgccctggattaacaaccacctaggttgtaaccaagtaattcctttgtaTCTTTTTGGTTTATtagttttttaatttcatttatatAAGTGTGCTTTTAATCTGAGCTGAAGAACGAGGAAgggttttattttttctatttcaagtaattcacccctcccctcttggcGGCCCAACTACACCAACAAGATACAGCTCTCATAAACTTCTTTGTTGATCGGTAGGGTGAACCTGATCTTGATTATAATCCATGAATGTATGTGGATCTTCAAGAAATATTTCATCTACCCTTTCCAATTTTGAAATCATCACCACTGAATAGAGGGGGTGGGTAGTACTATAGCTTTCTTGGAGGACAATCACAATGAAATCTTGCTTgggtaaaaaaaggaaaaaaataaaacttggtcttagattagtagtgcaaaaaaaagaaataaatgagaaaaataataaatgaaaaacttgAAAAATTGGGAAAAAGGTGTGAATAGTACTTGAACAAAGAACAGTGGTTGTACAAATTTAGAACAGCCTTGGTTTAATActagttgttggatcgagaaatcGCTAAAAGGGGGGGATAGAACACTTCGTAAAAGATGTGCAACGGGAAATCAAAGATAGGATAAGAATGGAACATGGTCGTTTTACTTGATTTGCAGTCTCGTGGctactactccaaggcccgtagtCACTTTTACCACTTTCAATGGGTAATCACTATTAATCTATTTCTCaaacaaaaaggaaatatatttctttttacaaaGATAAGGTGTGATAACAATCTTACCAACCCTTACAATAAAATTgtacaaaataaataataatataaaagggAGCAACTAACTACGTGTTAGAAATTGCTAGGTTCCTTTAAGCTCGTAGCAGCATTGTGGAGTTGTTGTGTCATTGGAGCTTGAGCATTATAGCATTTCAAAGTCAGAGTGGCACAGAATTATGTTTGGGAATGATGTGAGGGTTGTTCTAAAGTTGTTATTCGATACTTCTTTTATAGGTGATTCTGGGTGCTTGGACTAGGTTCGAGTGCCCCCAACAAGGACTATCCAATCAGGCTCCCTCGGTGAGTTAGCCAACTCTGCGCACCTAGATCTCTTCTGTGTGCTTATAATTCTGATGTGGAAACATCTAGAAGAAACTCTATCGACGTCAACTTTATTTCTTCTCGAGTGCCTAAATCCCTCCAAGGCACCTAGAAGTTGTCGTGCACGCCCTAATCATGACATGCCACCTCATATGGACGCGGTTGGATCCCGAGCTATTCGAGTGCCTGTATCCACTCAGGACACCTGGACCTTCGATCGCCTAGATCCACTCTGAATTCCTAGAGTTCCTTTTTTAGGCGAGATCTCATTTTGAGCTTTCTACATCACATTGTTAGCATAGACACAATTGTTGTATGATTAATAGCTTTCCAAGTTATCTGGTAAAAACTTCAGGTCTCCCATGAAATCTTATATTGAACCAACGCCTATTGCTCTCTTTTGAGAGTGTGTCCTCACCACttcactcaagagagtttacctagtGCTAAACCTTGGTCCACTCAACTTTTGGACTTTTGTTTAGCTGATATTGAGCCTCGGTACTTTCTGCTAGACCTCTAGCTCTTGACTCGTCTAGACTTCTGCTTATTATCCTTGACCTCCAAGGCTTCCTAATTGGTATCCTCAATGTAAGGATCATTGCGAAAAACAACATATATATGTAGTGGAAAAATGATCACTCCAGATATCTAAGCGAATATAGAATACATGTTTTGATCAGATTGTTACCTTTAATGTGTGAATGGGAACAATCTTGACAACACTGATGATTCTGCAGATCTCAGCGTGATCAGAATGTCTGCACCTCTACAATATCCACATGAGCAAGTCACTTGGTTCTTCTCAAAGAACTTTAGAATTGAAGATCTCTTTTCACAAACAAAAAATTGAAGAGAAAAATGGAGAGGCACACACAATTCCTCATCTTGCTAGAGATGATGTATATCTTTGCAATCCAAGAGACACCTATACCTTTTCACCTGCTTGGCCTCTTTATGGCTATTTAAGGTGACATTAAGAGAAGAGAAACACTAACTCTTCATTTTATCTGAtgaactcttcatcttcttcaatgACTCTTCACCGATGACTATTAATGTTTATCTTAATTGCCTCTTGATTAGGCCAGACCATAATAATGGCCACAATAAGGTCTGAAACTAAATTTAGAATTAAGCCTCAAATCCATacaattttaatcaaaataaaataaatcaatctttAAGTCAACATtctctttatgtgtgacccaataaatTCTCTTAACGTTGACAGTATTTCTAAAATCGTTTTAGATATACAAGCAATGAGcagcatctagcaatgcatcattactacccaagtgacaagaatgtcGCAATCTAACCTAAGTTGTTTATGTCTGCTATTTTGTATAACTCAATCCTTATAAactcgatatctagattgatccataagacatagaccatgtcatcctcttatcaatctttgtatttcttaatctctaagtagactcacttaactaaatgagctcaatatctcatattgacttatttgagcatggtcatataTTTTATTAATCCTatttaatcaaggggcccacatatATCACTTTCATCATGAAAGGGATATATCTTATTTACATtactcacattcctctgcataacttattgtatacccagtgatcgaatttatagtccaccttgttacatgtAATGTTTGTCAATACCAAAATACACAATTCCTTATGTAAGGAactatagtgacttcaggtctaaaaaatatttatagtaatagtcactatgagaatgtttatgacactcatataacgatctataaaacattctcatggtgggtcaattcaatacatattttctaatatatatacatatgtcaacttgatatcttgtATACATGACTTTTGAGCTTAAGTCATCAACTAACCTACATGTTTGTCTAGGAATTAATATTGGCCcttgtttatttatatttaattaggaatagttaagagtagtgttctatatatatctatagtctctactatcaattcaacaaattgatatgctatagactagaacctactattttagaacattattatacttattcaactaATACagatctgaagtaaatataataactataagcattgccttttactaataaaatatgatataatagGTCCCTTGTAAATCAGCTCATAATTGGCTCTTATAGATGATACTAACACTCAACCCCTAGGATTTCTTGCTCGATGTTCTCAATCTACCAAAACTTCCTACTCGATGTTCTCAATCTACCAAAACTTCTTGTCTAGTCATTCCGACCAGGACTTTCATGTCCAGTCCCACCAATTAGGAGTTTCTTATCTAGTGTcgactaggattttccttcaaacttgataaatatattaaatctcAAACAAACTTAACTTTTAACCTTTTGTTAATATCAAAACTTATGTTCCATCATATTGTGCTTCTTACATCAACACGTTTAACATATCAAGAGGTAAAATTCTGTACCAACTTTGTAATTAGAATTTATCTGGATCTACGTGGGCTCCTTTTTTTGCtgactttattattttatttttacacaGAATCCAACAATTGTACTATGGAAATAATTAAACAGGTTTTGGTTTTACTTATATGGTAAATTAGGTAatttttttcttgtttagaaTCTATTTATATATGCTCTTCTTTCAATGAGATGCATCAGGGATCAATTCGATTGCAGTTTTACTCTTTAGAACCTAATTAATTATATCATGACCTGGGAACATCTTAATAATCAATTCATGATTTTGATCTTAAAAATAATCCAGTACACAAACACAAAGAAGATTCGATTTTGGACCTACTGCTCTACGGCAGCTGTCTGCTTCAATATGGCAGCCTGGATGACATGGCTGTAGCTTCCCTTCTCCATGAACAGACGCGCAAAGTGGTGCTTGCAGTAGAGGATGCCGTTGAGGGCGGCGTAGGACGACGGTGTCAGCGTGCATCCTCCCACAGAACATTTGAAACACGTCTTGTGGTATATCTCCCCTTCCATCGTCAACTGTATCCATCCGTACATGCATATACCCACATAAATATACATATCCCACgtaatttaaaaacatatttatttataaaattaaattaattaagcagATTATCGCACCGTCTCCAAGGGATAGGCTGTCTTCTTACAGGTGGCACATTTATCTTGGGTTCCGGAGAACATATATGACAACTTGCTGGCTGTCCTCTCTCCGGACTTTGTTCCTGAGAATTAATTTTAGGAATAGAATGGGTAATCTGGTGGAAAAAGTTGAGTCATTTTTAGTGGTCCCTTTAGGACCTCCATATATACTCTGGAAGAGAATATATTAAAGAGATTTTTTAGTCATAATCGAGCAATCTTCCTAAATAGAGAGCATGCAATAATCCGAAGCATTAGTAGAATGAGTAATCTAACTATTATACATACTTGTGGTTGATTTATCTAAACAAATTAATAGACCACCTGTTGGAAACTTCTTGGTGAAGGTGCCTGTCTCCTTGAACAGCTGCTCAAAGTGAGGCTTGCAATAAAGAATACCGTCCATGGAAGAGTAATTGAACATCTGAAACCATGTCtcaaattaattaacatattgTCTATTTTAAAGTACGTCGAAGAATATAATAGGAATTAGGAGTACCGAGAGAGTTCCATTGCAGTGGCTACATCGGAAGCAGGCCTTGTGATAGATGACTCCATCAGCAGACAAGAGGTCGACGAAGTGGACAGTCCTCTCACAGGCCTTGCACTTGTCCTGAGTGCCACTGAAAGCCATAGCCATGGTGATATATGATAAAACAAATAAGCAAGATTAGTATGCAGGGACCTGCAATGAGGCCACGGATTATTGATCAGGTCCCTTCTCACTATCTCTCTCTCTCCGAGGATGATAGGAGTGAACGAATAAGGAGAGGTGGAATAGAACAGTGGAGGAGGGGAGAAAAAGTGCCATTGGAGGAATGATCGGAGTGGATAACGGAGGGATGGGAGCTTTAATCCACAAGACTAAGTCATTCTTCAAAATTAGACCATTCAACTTATAGCTAAACTTAGCTAGGTAGTCATATCAATTTCATCAATTCGTCTATAATTAGGGACATCTCCAATAAATTAGACCATGCATTTTTATAACCACATCTATACGTGAACAGCAAAAAAATCTTTAATTTATTCCAATTGTCGATGATAAATTTCTACAGGATTAGATCAGACTGGCCATCTCATAACTGTCGATGTATTCAAAGACTTGAATACATGGTACCAAttaatctttaaaaatataataCTAAAAAAAGAAGTTATTGTAAAGTTTATTGGTTCACGTACCTACCTAGTTTTGCTTATTACCCAAATGACATACCCATTTTAGAATTGACCAAATTAATATCTATAGGCCATTTTCTTTCCTATAATACCATGCctcctttttttattttattttattttattttattttttaacttaatctCCCAGCCCTCTTTTTTCATCTCTATTTCCTCCATCGTCAGAGTAGTGATGGTGGTTGTCTGTCGTTGTTCCTTTGCATCCGTCCAGTAATGCAAAGAGACATGACAAATCAACGACAGTGGCCAACTTTGTCAATTTTAAAAGGGGCACCAGGTGTGATTTTTCTTTACCATTCCATCTCAACTCCATTCACTCTCCTTTTTATGATCCCCATGCTATTGCATTtgtatttgttttgtttttatttttccatatttcatctcttttttgACTTTCTTATTATTGTCAGAGGTAAAGCATGACGAGTTAGAGAAACCAAACACGAGAGAAAATGAGGGCTTTCAGAGGATGAGACTAACATAGTCTATTCTTCGCTGGAGGACTACTTCGATTACAGGAGTGTAAGTGTCTCTAGTGGTGATGCAAGTTTTAATTTCAGATTAAAAAACTAAACTTTGTATGGTTTAGGATAGTTCAATTTTGTTGACAGGTAGTAACTATTTGATTAAATGTCAAGACAAACGACGATGGAGGAAACTTGTTGAGATGAAAATGAAAGAGGATGAATGAGATATTAGATTTTTTAGAGGAAAAAAATAAGACTATATATACATATTTGATCAAGATTACTTAATGCATACTAAATTTCAATATAAGTCCATGTCACTAGTTCTTTATGAGTAATGAAAGTATAAGTAACTTAACATGTAAAGTATGACATTTCACTTATCTT from Zingiber officinale cultivar Zhangliang chromosome 6B, Zo_v1.1, whole genome shotgun sequence carries:
- the LOC121990917 gene encoding LIM domain-containing protein PLIM2b-like, producing MAFSGTQDKCKACERTVHFVDLLSADGVIYHKACFRCSHCNGTLSMFNYSSMDGILYCKPHFEQLFKETGTFTKKFPTGTKSGERTASKLSYMFSGTQDKCATCKKTAYPLETLTMEGEIYHKTCFKCSVGGCTLTPSSYAALNGILYCKHHFARLFMEKGSYSHVIQAAILKQTAAVEQ